A stretch of the Psychroserpens sp. Hel_I_66 genome encodes the following:
- a CDS encoding reprolysin-like metallopeptidase — translation MKKNYLKITIVIVAMIFCSTASFAQQGKSFWIKSTKTQASKGELALRKSQPAKADFYELDIEGLKETLELAPNRKTFQGQSNVIVQFPVMDGNLESFRIKEAPIMEESLQVQFPDMKSYVGQSIENPVNVIRFSVTPKGVNTMTFTDSGTYFIDPYTESNNFYISYSKSSLTNNSDEWVCDYVDELEENADRESGPSLNRNANDGFLREFRLALACTVEYSTFHGGTLPGVMTAMVNTMTRVNGVYERELSITMIMVPNTSIIFLGPSVTSDPYTNDDGFAMLTENQTTINTNIGTGNYDIGHVFSTGGGGVAALNSPCTTVKARGVTGLATPIGDAFDVDYVCHEMGHQYGGPHTFNGNAPGSSCLTQRTASNAYEPGSGSTIMAYAGICPPQNVQNNSDDYFHQKSLDEIFDNITNGNSQCANLIATGNAAPTSNAGGDFIIPISTPYKLTGSGSDDGGEASLTYTWEQYDLGPTGAPTETTVQGPIVRSYKGTNNPSRYIPRLADLVNSGGSTTWEKLASVNRNLNFRLTVRDNDIDGGQTAVDAMLATVTTAAGPFIVTSQNSSGVSWVSGTTETITWDVAGTTGSGVNTANVNILLSIDGGLTYDTVLASNVPNDGSQDITVPFGLASGSCRVMVEGAGNIFFNINSTDFALNATVTTVCNTYTTGPISTNIPDGGGANVQGTPVFIPVTVSETTPITDIRVSVDVQHSYIGDLIMQLQAPSGGGFANIWARSCNSAQFQDINVTFKDGSPAIVCASPTIGTYAPANPMTGFTGNNPSGTWNLVFVDFFNGDTGTVNEWSIELCTTTTVLGVEEPSLENSLSVFPNPNNGEFNIKFNANSNNVDVQVFDVRGRSVFNTTFDNVSGEFNESINLGKVNSGIYLLNINDGGNVVTKKLVVE, via the coding sequence ATGAAAAAAAATTACCTAAAAATTACTATTGTAATAGTAGCAATGATTTTTTGCTCAACAGCAAGTTTTGCTCAACAAGGAAAATCCTTTTGGATAAAGTCAACTAAAACTCAAGCCTCAAAAGGAGAACTTGCTTTAAGAAAATCACAACCTGCAAAAGCAGATTTTTATGAATTAGACATTGAAGGTCTAAAAGAAACATTAGAATTAGCTCCAAATAGAAAAACATTTCAAGGACAATCTAATGTGATTGTACAATTTCCAGTTATGGATGGTAATTTGGAGTCTTTCAGAATAAAAGAAGCTCCAATTATGGAGGAGTCTCTCCAAGTTCAATTCCCTGACATGAAAAGTTATGTTGGTCAAAGTATAGAAAATCCAGTAAACGTAATTCGATTTAGTGTTACACCAAAAGGTGTTAACACAATGACATTCACAGATTCTGGAACGTATTTTATTGATCCATATACGGAAAGTAATAATTTTTATATTTCTTATTCTAAGTCAAGTTTGACAAATAATTCAGATGAATGGGTTTGTGACTATGTTGACGAATTGGAGGAAAATGCAGACAGAGAATCAGGTCCGAGTTTAAATAGAAATGCTAATGATGGATTTTTACGTGAATTTAGGTTAGCACTAGCATGTACTGTAGAATATTCTACATTTCATGGTGGGACATTGCCAGGAGTGATGACTGCTATGGTTAACACAATGACTAGAGTTAATGGTGTTTATGAAAGAGAATTATCTATTACCATGATTATGGTTCCCAATACAAGCATCATTTTTTTAGGCCCAAGTGTCACTAGTGATCCATATACAAATGATGATGGGTTTGCCATGTTAACAGAAAATCAAACCACAATTAATACAAATATAGGAACTGGAAATTATGATATTGGCCATGTGTTTAGCACTGGAGGAGGTGGTGTCGCTGCTTTAAATTCGCCATGTACAACTGTTAAAGCACGTGGAGTTACTGGTTTAGCAACGCCAATTGGAGATGCTTTTGATGTTGATTATGTTTGTCATGAGATGGGACATCAATATGGTGGTCCGCACACATTTAATGGTAACGCTCCAGGTTCTAGTTGTCTTACACAAAGAACAGCATCTAATGCTTATGAGCCAGGTAGTGGCTCTACAATAATGGCTTATGCAGGTATCTGTCCGCCACAAAATGTACAAAATAATAGTGACGACTATTTTCATCAAAAAAGTTTAGATGAAATTTTCGACAACATAACTAATGGGAATAGTCAATGTGCCAATCTTATAGCAACCGGGAATGCTGCTCCAACATCTAATGCAGGAGGAGATTTTATCATTCCAATTTCAACTCCTTATAAATTAACTGGCTCTGGTAGCGATGATGGAGGTGAAGCAAGTTTAACATATACATGGGAACAATATGATTTAGGCCCAACAGGTGCGCCAACAGAAACAACAGTGCAAGGTCCAATCGTGAGATCATATAAAGGGACAAACAATCCATCAAGATATATACCACGGTTAGCAGATTTAGTGAATTCAGGTGGTTCTACAACTTGGGAGAAATTAGCTTCAGTAAATAGAAATCTAAATTTCAGATTGACAGTTAGGGACAATGATATAGATGGTGGTCAAACAGCAGTTGATGCGATGTTGGCTACGGTTACAACAGCAGCAGGTCCTTTTATAGTGACTTCTCAAAACAGTTCTGGAGTTTCTTGGGTATCAGGAACTACCGAAACTATTACTTGGGATGTTGCAGGAACAACAGGTAGTGGAGTTAACACAGCTAATGTAAATATTTTATTATCAATAGATGGAGGATTAACCTATGACACTGTTTTGGCATCTAATGTTCCAAACGATGGGAGTCAGGACATCACAGTACCTTTTGGATTAGCTTCAGGCTCTTGTAGAGTAATGGTAGAAGGCGCAGGAAATATTTTCTTCAATATTAATTCTACAGATTTTGCTTTAAATGCAACAGTGACAACAGTTTGTAATACTTACACTACTGGTCCAATATCAACAAATATACCAGATGGTGGTGGTGCAAATGTTCAAGGAACACCAGTATTTATTCCGGTTACTGTTTCCGAAACTACACCAATTACAGATATTAGAGTTAGTGTAGACGTACAACATAGTTATATAGGTGATTTGATCATGCAACTGCAAGCACCAAGTGGTGGAGGTTTTGCAAATATTTGGGCAAGAAGCTGTAACTCAGCCCAATTTCAAGATATAAACGTTACGTTTAAGGATGGATCACCTGCAATTGTATGTGCTTCACCAACTATTGGTACCTACGCTCCTGCGAATCCAATGACGGGATTTACTGGTAATAATCCATCAGGGACTTGGAACTTAGTATTTGTGGATTTCTTTAATGGAGATACAGGAACCGTGAATGAGTGGTCAATAGAACTCTGTACAACTACAACAGTTTTAGGAGTAGAAGAGCCTAGTTTAGAAAACTCTTTATCGGTTTTTCCTAACCCAAACAATGGAGAGTTCAATATCAAGTTTAACGCAAATTCAAATAATGTTGACGTACAAGTATTTGATGTTAGAGGACGATCAGTATTTAATACAACTTTTGATAATGTGTCAGGAGAATTTAATGAATCAATTAATTTAGGTAAAGTTAACTCTGGGATTTATCTGCTCAATATCAATGACGGTGGAAATGTCGTAACCAAAAAACTTGTTGTAGAATAA
- the rpmF gene encoding 50S ribosomal protein L32 yields the protein MAHPKRKISKTRRDKRRTHYKASVPTIATCPTTGEAHLFHRAHWHEGKLYYRGQVLIDNSEKEENLA from the coding sequence ATGGCACATCCTAAAAGAAAAATTTCTAAAACAAGAAGAGATAAAAGAAGAACACATTATAAAGCATCTGTTCCTACTATAGCTACTTGTCCTACAACAGGAGAAGCACACCTTTTTCATAGAGCACATTGGCATGAAGGTAAATTGTACTATAGAGGTCAAGTGTTAATTGACAACTCAGAAAAAGAGGAAAATCTAGCATAA
- a CDS encoding beta-ketoacyl-ACP synthase III, which translates to MSKITAAITAIGAYVPDYVLTNKILETMVDTNDEWITTRTGIKERRILKDEGKGTSYLAIKAAQNLIDKKGIDPKDIELVIVATATPDMKAASTAAFTATKIGATNAFSFDLEAACSSFLFGMSVASSYIESGKYKNVLLIGADKNSSFINYEDRATCIIFGDGAGAVLFQPNHEGLGLQDELLRSNGEGRDFLQATYGGSSYPINEDTYKEGKHYIFQEGKTVFKNAVFNMADVTERIMKQNNLTNDDISWLAPHQANKRIIEATANRVNLVPEKVMMNIHKYGNTTSATLPLLLHDYESQLKKDDKIIFAAFGGGFTWGSIYLKWAYNS; encoded by the coding sequence ATGAGTAAAATCACAGCTGCAATTACAGCTATTGGTGCATATGTGCCAGATTACGTGTTAACTAATAAGATTTTAGAAACTATGGTCGATACCAATGACGAATGGATTACCACTCGTACAGGTATTAAAGAGCGTAGAATTTTAAAAGATGAAGGCAAGGGAACATCCTATTTAGCAATAAAAGCTGCTCAAAACCTTATTGATAAAAAAGGAATTGACCCAAAGGATATAGAATTAGTAATCGTTGCAACAGCAACACCAGACATGAAAGCTGCCTCAACCGCAGCTTTTACTGCAACTAAGATTGGGGCAACGAATGCCTTTTCTTTTGATCTTGAAGCTGCTTGCTCAAGTTTTCTCTTCGGAATGTCGGTTGCCTCTAGTTATATAGAATCAGGCAAATACAAAAATGTTTTGCTCATTGGAGCAGATAAAAACTCATCTTTTATCAATTATGAAGATAGAGCTACATGTATTATTTTTGGTGATGGAGCTGGAGCTGTTTTATTTCAGCCAAATCATGAAGGTTTAGGACTTCAAGATGAATTATTGAGAAGCAATGGCGAAGGACGAGATTTTCTTCAGGCAACCTATGGTGGATCATCTTATCCAATAAATGAAGACACATATAAAGAAGGTAAGCATTATATTTTTCAAGAAGGAAAAACGGTATTTAAAAATGCAGTTTTCAATATGGCAGATGTGACAGAACGCATCATGAAGCAAAATAATCTTACAAATGACGATATTTCTTGGCTAGCACCACATCAAGCCAATAAGAGGATTATTGAAGCTACAGCAAATAGAGTGAACTTAGTGCCAGAGAAAGTAATGATGAATATTCATAAATACGGAAATACAACTTCGGCAACATTACCTCTACTATTGCACGATTACGAATCACAACTCAAAAAAGACGATAAAATAATATTCGCAGCCTTTGGAGGCGGATTTACTTGGGGCTCAATTTATTTAAAGTGGGCTTATAATTCATAA
- the accC gene encoding acetyl-CoA carboxylase biotin carboxylase subunit, which translates to MFKKILVANRGEIALRVIRTCKEMGIKTVAVYSTADADSLHVKFADEAVCIGPPASSESYLKISNIIAAAEITNADAIHPGYGFLSENARFSKICGEHDIKFIGASPEMIDRMGDKANAKATMLAAGVPCVPGSEGIIKDFEDCKKVALETGYPVMLKASAGGGGKGMRAVWKEEDLLNAWESARTESKAAFGNDDMYMEKLIEEPRHIEIQIVGDSTGKACHLSERDCSIQRRHQKLTEEVPSPFMTKALREKMGKAAVKAAEYISYEGAGTVEFLVDKHRNFYFMEMNTRIQVEHPITEQVIDFDLIREQILVAAGVPISGKNYLPQLHSIECRINAEDPFNDFRPSPGRITTLHAPGGHGVRLDTHVYAGYSIPPNYDSMIAKLITTAQTREEAINKMKRALDEFVIEGIKTTIPFHRQLMDHPDYLAGNYTTKFMEDFKIQPIQE; encoded by the coding sequence ATGTTTAAAAAAATATTAGTAGCCAATAGAGGAGAAATAGCACTACGTGTTATTAGGACCTGTAAAGAAATGGGCATTAAAACTGTTGCGGTCTATTCTACTGCAGATGCAGATAGCTTACACGTTAAGTTTGCAGATGAAGCAGTTTGTATTGGACCACCAGCAAGTAGCGAGTCATATTTAAAAATATCAAATATAATAGCAGCAGCAGAAATTACTAATGCAGATGCTATTCATCCAGGTTATGGATTCTTATCAGAAAATGCAAGGTTTTCAAAAATTTGTGGTGAGCATGACATCAAATTTATAGGTGCTTCACCAGAAATGATTGATAGAATGGGAGACAAAGCCAATGCAAAAGCAACTATGCTTGCAGCAGGAGTGCCTTGTGTTCCAGGAAGTGAGGGTATCATTAAAGATTTTGAAGACTGTAAAAAAGTAGCTCTTGAAACCGGTTACCCTGTTATGCTAAAAGCTTCAGCTGGAGGTGGCGGAAAAGGGATGCGAGCTGTTTGGAAAGAAGAAGATCTTCTAAACGCATGGGAATCTGCAAGAACAGAATCTAAGGCAGCCTTTGGAAATGATGATATGTATATGGAAAAACTCATCGAAGAGCCAAGACATATTGAGATACAAATTGTAGGGGATTCCACAGGTAAAGCTTGCCATTTATCAGAAAGAGATTGCTCAATTCAAAGACGTCATCAAAAATTGACCGAAGAAGTACCATCTCCATTTATGACCAAGGCACTTCGTGAAAAAATGGGAAAAGCAGCAGTAAAGGCAGCTGAATATATTAGTTACGAAGGAGCAGGAACAGTAGAGTTCTTGGTAGACAAACATCGTAATTTCTACTTTATGGAAATGAATACACGTATCCAAGTAGAACACCCAATTACTGAGCAAGTTATTGATTTTGACTTGATAAGAGAGCAAATTCTTGTAGCTGCGGGAGTTCCAATTTCAGGAAAAAACTATTTACCACAACTACATTCTATAGAATGTCGTATTAATGCAGAAGATCCTTTTAACGACTTTAGACCGTCACCAGGACGTATTACAACATTACATGCCCCAGGAGGTCACGGAGTTCGTTTAGACACGCATGTTTATGCAGGTTATTCAATTCCGCCAAACTATGATTCTATGATTGCAAAGTTGATAACCACTGCCCAAACCCGGGAAGAGGCAATCAACAAAATGAAACGTGCTTTAGATGAATTTGTAATAGAAGGTATAAAAACAACAATACCATTTCATAGACAATTGATGGATCATCCAGACTATTTAGCAGGAAATTATACCACTAAATTTATGGAAGATTTTAAAATACAACCCATACAAGAGTAA
- the accB gene encoding acetyl-CoA carboxylase biotin carboxyl carrier protein, whose protein sequence is MDIKEIQNLIKFVAKSGASEVKLEMDDVKITIRTGSEDKGDSTTYVQQIPMNQPVAQAMPAIPATPASTSAPEAPAATEDSKYITIKSPIIGTFYRKPSPDKPVFVEVGTSIGEGDVLCVIEAMKLFNEIESEVSGKIVKILVDDSSPVEFDQPLFLVDPS, encoded by the coding sequence ATGGATATTAAAGAAATTCAAAACTTAATCAAATTTGTAGCCAAATCTGGCGCAAGTGAGGTTAAATTAGAAATGGATGATGTTAAAATCACCATTAGAACAGGTTCAGAAGACAAAGGTGATTCCACGACTTATGTTCAGCAAATACCAATGAACCAGCCAGTTGCACAAGCTATGCCAGCAATACCAGCTACTCCAGCTTCCACATCTGCTCCAGAAGCACCAGCAGCAACTGAAGATTCAAAATACATTACAATCAAATCACCAATAATAGGAACATTTTATCGCAAGCCATCTCCAGACAAGCCAGTATTTGTTGAGGTAGGAACATCAATAGGAGAAGGAGACGTATTATGTGTTATTGAGGCAATGAAATTATTTAACGAAATCGAATCTGAAGTATCAGGAAAAATCGTTAAAATTTTAGTTGATGATTCATCTCCAGTAGAATTTGATCAACCTCTATTTTTAGTTGATCCATCATAA
- a CDS encoding YceD family protein translates to MKPLKEFTIPFIGLKVGKHHFDYQIDKKFFEHFEYDDFNDVDVKTELVFEKKTTLLELFFEISGSVNVNCDLTNEPYDQFVDGEFKLVVKFGEEYNDEFEDILILPHGEYEINVAQYIYELIILSMPAKRIHPGVEDGTLDSDILEKLEELSPKSLGEKEETSEEIDPRWNTLKKLLTDK, encoded by the coding sequence ATGAAGCCCTTAAAGGAATTTACGATACCATTTATTGGTCTCAAAGTAGGAAAGCACCATTTTGATTATCAGATTGATAAAAAGTTCTTTGAACATTTTGAGTATGATGATTTTAATGATGTAGACGTAAAAACAGAGTTGGTTTTTGAAAAAAAAACAACTTTACTTGAATTATTTTTTGAAATTTCAGGTAGTGTAAACGTTAATTGTGATCTTACAAACGAGCCTTACGATCAATTTGTTGATGGTGAATTTAAGCTGGTTGTAAAATTTGGTGAAGAATATAATGATGAGTTTGAAGATATTTTAATTTTGCCACACGGTGAATACGAAATCAATGTAGCACAATACATCTATGAGTTAATCATTTTATCAATGCCAGCAAAAAGAATACATCCAGGCGTTGAAGATGGTACATTAGATTCAGACATACTTGAAAAATTAGAAGAGTTAAGCCCAAAAAGTTTGGGCGAAAAAGAAGAAACATCAGAGGAAATTGATCCTCGTTGGAATACATTAAAAAAACTATTAACGGATAAATAA
- a CDS encoding NAD(P)/FAD-dependent oxidoreductase yields MNLSYWEIKSWLTKIDYTIVGSGIVGLNCALKLKKRFPKANILILEKGILPQGASTKNAGFACFGSLSEIIDDLNSHSEEEVFNLVKKRIDGLQLMRETLGDKNIDYKQYGGYELFSKTDNLLATCQEKKDTVNRLLKPLFKDHVFSFQPNSFGFEQCNEILGFNKFEGQIDTGKMMVSLTNLVLSADIKILNSITVESFSEEKNSVKIKTNQFEFSSKKLLIATNGFASSLDIPEVKPARAQVLITKPIDNLKIKGTFHLDQGYYYFRNIDNRILFGGGRNLDFKAEETIEFNQTELIQKKLEDILKTTILPNTTFEIEHRWSGIMGVGSQKKPIVKQLSNNVFCGVRLGGMGVAIGSLIGKELADLIP; encoded by the coding sequence ATGAATCTATCCTACTGGGAAATAAAATCTTGGCTCACCAAAATAGATTACACTATAGTTGGTAGCGGAATCGTTGGTCTAAACTGTGCCTTAAAATTGAAAAAAAGGTTTCCAAAAGCCAATATACTCATCTTGGAAAAAGGCATATTACCTCAAGGCGCAAGTACCAAAAACGCAGGTTTTGCATGTTTTGGAAGTCTTAGCGAAATTATTGATGATCTCAATTCTCATAGTGAAGAAGAAGTCTTCAATCTCGTAAAAAAACGTATCGATGGGCTCCAATTAATGCGTGAAACTCTAGGCGATAAAAACATAGATTATAAGCAATATGGAGGATATGAATTATTCTCAAAAACCGATAATTTATTAGCAACATGCCAAGAAAAAAAGGATACTGTCAACAGGTTGTTAAAACCATTATTTAAAGATCATGTTTTTAGCTTTCAACCTAATAGCTTTGGCTTTGAGCAGTGTAATGAAATTTTAGGTTTCAATAAATTTGAAGGTCAAATTGATACTGGTAAAATGATGGTATCGCTCACAAATTTAGTATTGAGCGCAGATATAAAAATTTTGAACAGTATTACAGTCGAGTCTTTTTCCGAAGAAAAAAATTCAGTAAAAATAAAAACCAATCAATTTGAGTTTTCATCAAAAAAGCTTCTCATTGCTACAAATGGCTTTGCTTCAAGTTTAGATATTCCTGAAGTAAAACCAGCAAGAGCCCAAGTATTAATTACGAAACCTATAGATAATTTAAAGATAAAAGGGACGTTCCATTTAGATCAAGGGTATTATTATTTTAGAAATATCGACAATAGAATTTTGTTTGGTGGTGGACGAAATTTAGATTTTAAGGCAGAAGAAACCATTGAGTTCAACCAAACCGAATTAATACAAAAAAAACTCGAAGACATTTTAAAAACGACTATTCTACCAAATACTACTTTTGAAATTGAACATCGCTGGAGTGGAATTATGGGAGTTGGAAGTCAAAAAAAACCAATCGTCAAACAATTATCTAATAATGTATTTTGCGGAGTTCGTCTTGGTGGAATGGGAGTTGCCATTGGGAGTTTGATTGGAAAAGAATTAGCAGATTTAATTCCTTAA